Proteins from one Bacteroides mediterraneensis genomic window:
- a CDS encoding O-acetylhomoserine aminocarboxypropyltransferase/cysteine synthase family protein, which translates to MEKTKLHFETLQLHVGQETPDPTTDARAVPIYQTTSYVFRDSAHAAARFSLEETGNIYGRLTNPTQDVLEQRVAALEGGVAALAVASGAAAISYAFENITCQGDHIVSSCTIYGGTYNLLAHTFPTRGVHTTFVDPEDPENFERAIQPNTKALFIESLGNPNSTLVDIERIAEIAHRHQIPLLIDNTFATPYLLRPIEHGADIVIHSATKFIGGHGTSLGGIIVDSGKFDWKASGKFPQLTDPDPCYHGLCFTDVAGAAAYVTRIRAILLRDTGAALSPFNAFLLLQGLETLSLRVERHVENALKVVDFLQHHPKVTKVNHPSLPSHTSPALYQKYFPKGAGSIFTFEIQGGRAEAHRFIDHLKIFSLLANVADVKSLVIHPASTTHSQLNDEELAAQGITQATIRLSIGTEHIDDLIADLTQAFAQI; encoded by the coding sequence ATGGAAAAGACTAAGCTACACTTTGAAACACTTCAACTACACGTAGGACAAGAAACTCCCGACCCCACTACTGACGCACGGGCCGTACCTATTTATCAGACCACTTCGTATGTGTTCCGTGATTCTGCCCATGCAGCCGCCCGTTTCAGTCTGGAAGAGACCGGAAACATTTACGGTCGTCTGACCAATCCCACACAAGACGTACTAGAACAGCGGGTGGCCGCACTGGAAGGTGGAGTTGCAGCCTTGGCCGTCGCCTCAGGAGCTGCCGCCATCAGTTATGCGTTTGAGAACATCACCTGCCAAGGTGACCATATCGTATCCTCCTGCACCATTTATGGAGGCACCTATAATCTGCTGGCACATACTTTCCCTACCCGGGGCGTACATACTACCTTCGTAGACCCGGAAGACCCGGAGAACTTCGAGCGGGCCATCCAGCCGAACACCAAAGCATTATTTATCGAGAGCCTGGGAAATCCCAACAGTACGCTGGTGGACATTGAACGCATTGCGGAAATTGCCCACCGCCATCAGATTCCCCTTTTGATAGACAACACCTTTGCCACGCCTTATCTGTTGCGCCCCATTGAACACGGAGCCGACATCGTGATTCATTCAGCCACCAAATTCATCGGCGGGCACGGCACCTCGCTGGGAGGTATCATCGTGGACTCCGGCAAGTTCGACTGGAAGGCTTCCGGAAAATTCCCTCAACTGACCGACCCCGACCCATGCTACCACGGACTCTGCTTTACCGATGTAGCCGGAGCTGCCGCCTATGTGACCCGCATCCGGGCCATCCTGCTTCGCGACACCGGAGCCGCCCTCAGTCCGTTCAATGCCTTCCTTCTCCTGCAAGGGCTGGAAACCCTTTCACTGAGAGTGGAACGCCATGTGGAAAATGCCTTGAAGGTAGTGGACTTCCTGCAACACCACCCCAAGGTGACGAAAGTCAACCATCCGTCGTTGCCGTCACACACCTCTCCGGCACTCTACCAGAAATATTTCCCGAAAGGAGCCGGTTCCATCTTTACCTTCGAGATTCAAGGAGGACGCGCCGAAGCCCACCGCTTCATCGACCACCTGAAGATTTTCTCCTTGCTGGCCAATGTGGCTGATGTGAAATCGCTGGTCATCCATCCGGCCAGCACCACTCACTCCCAGCTCAATGACGAAGAACTGGCCGCACAAGGAATCACGCAAGCTACCATCCGCTTGTCAATAGGCACCGAACATATCGATGATTTGATTGCCGACTTGACACAGGCCTTTGCACAAATCTGA
- a CDS encoding S-adenosylmethionine:tRNA ribosyltransferase-isomerase: protein MEDTKHIKISDYNYPLPDDRIAKFPLPVRDQSKLLVYRHGQISETHFTSLPDYLEPGTLMIFNNTKVIQARLHFRKETGALIEIFCLEPIQPNDYALNFQQTQHAAWLCMIGNLKKWKEGPLHKEMTVKGKTLTLTATRGACHGTSHWIDFTWDNPEVTFADILEFFGELPIPPYLNRETQESDKETYQTVYSKIKGSVAAPTAGLHFTERVLNALKEKGVDLEEVTLHVGAGTFKPVKSEEIEGHEMHTEYISVNRSTIEKLLAHGGEAVAVGTTSVRTLESLYYIGVTLSQHPDASQEELHVQQWQPYETHPALSTLEALQHILDYMDRHGLEALHTSTQIIIAPGYEYHIVKKMVTNFHQPQSTLLLLVSAFVKGNWRPIYDYALAHDFRFLSYGDSSLLIP from the coding sequence ATGGAAGATACAAAGCATATAAAAATCAGCGATTACAATTATCCGCTGCCGGATGACCGCATCGCAAAATTCCCGCTGCCGGTCCGCGACCAGTCCAAGCTGCTGGTTTATCGGCACGGACAAATCAGTGAAACCCATTTCACTTCCCTTCCAGATTACCTGGAACCCGGCACTCTCATGATTTTCAACAATACGAAAGTGATTCAGGCCCGTCTGCATTTCCGCAAGGAAACCGGTGCCCTGATTGAGATATTCTGCCTGGAGCCCATCCAGCCCAACGATTATGCCCTCAACTTCCAGCAAACCCAGCATGCGGCCTGGCTCTGCATGATTGGCAACCTGAAGAAATGGAAGGAAGGCCCGCTGCATAAGGAAATGACGGTCAAAGGCAAAACCCTTACCCTGACAGCCACCCGTGGCGCCTGCCACGGCACCAGCCACTGGATAGATTTCACCTGGGACAACCCCGAAGTGACCTTTGCCGACATTCTGGAATTCTTCGGCGAACTGCCCATTCCTCCCTACTTGAACAGAGAGACGCAGGAAAGCGACAAGGAGACTTATCAGACGGTCTATTCCAAGATAAAAGGTTCCGTAGCGGCCCCGACCGCCGGCCTGCACTTCACCGAGCGCGTATTGAACGCCCTGAAAGAAAAAGGAGTCGACCTGGAGGAAGTGACCCTCCACGTGGGAGCCGGCACGTTCAAACCTGTGAAGAGTGAAGAAATTGAAGGACACGAAATGCATACGGAATACATCTCCGTGAACCGAAGCACCATCGAGAAACTGCTGGCACACGGAGGCGAGGCGGTAGCGGTGGGCACCACTTCCGTCCGTACCCTGGAGAGCCTTTACTACATCGGGGTGACCCTGTCACAGCATCCCGACGCCAGTCAGGAAGAGCTGCACGTACAGCAATGGCAACCCTACGAAACCCATCCGGCACTGAGCACGCTGGAGGCCCTGCAACACATCCTCGACTACATGGACCGTCACGGACTGGAAGCCCTGCACACCAGTACCCAGATTATCATCGCCCCGGGATACGAATATCACATCGTCAAAAAAATGGTGACCAACTTCCACCAGCCGCAGAGCACGTTGCTATTGCTGGTTTCAGCCTTTGTAAAAGGAAACTGGCGACCGATTTACGACTATGCGCTGGCTCACGATTTCCGTTTCCTGAGCTACGGCGATTCGTCCTTACTGATACCCTAA
- a CDS encoding DUF2027 domain-containing protein produces MKIGDKVRFLSEVGGGIVRGFQGKDVALVEGEDGFEIPMLIKECVVVQTDDYNIPLKSTKKPSAPEVEEEEEVEEEKPITYRAPEIRGNDVLNVFLAYVPQDVKAISSTAFDAYLVNDSNYFVDYLYLSAEGNSWTLRSRGTVKPNMKQHLEEFEKSALNGMERVAVQLLAYKDDRSFLFKPAVSQELRIDTVKFYKLHTFQPSDFFEEPALIYEIVKDDEAVKQVFVSADDIKNALLQKSVQDVPAKVQKKQHVVKNEIVEVDLHIHELLDDTTGMGNAEMLNYQLEVFCKTLEEYKQKKGQRIVFIHGKGDGVLRRAILDELKRKYKTYQWQDASFREYGFGATMVTIR; encoded by the coding sequence ATGAAAATAGGAGATAAAGTACGTTTCCTGAGCGAAGTGGGCGGCGGGATTGTCCGCGGCTTTCAGGGAAAAGATGTAGCATTGGTAGAAGGGGAAGACGGGTTTGAAATCCCCATGCTGATTAAAGAATGTGTGGTGGTTCAGACAGATGACTATAATATTCCGTTGAAATCGACCAAGAAGCCGTCGGCTCCGGAGGTGGAAGAGGAAGAAGAGGTGGAAGAAGAAAAACCGATTACGTATCGGGCTCCGGAAATCCGGGGGAATGATGTGCTGAACGTGTTCCTGGCCTACGTGCCGCAGGATGTGAAGGCCATCTCCTCTACCGCTTTTGATGCCTATCTGGTGAATGACAGCAATTATTTCGTGGATTACCTGTATCTTTCGGCAGAAGGCAACAGCTGGACGTTGCGCAGCCGGGGTACAGTGAAACCGAACATGAAGCAGCATCTGGAAGAATTTGAAAAGAGTGCCTTGAACGGTATGGAGCGTGTGGCGGTCCAGCTTCTGGCTTATAAGGACGACCGTAGCTTCCTGTTCAAGCCGGCGGTGAGCCAGGAATTGCGCATCGACACGGTGAAATTCTACAAGCTGCATACGTTCCAGCCTTCCGATTTCTTTGAAGAACCGGCATTGATTTATGAGATTGTGAAGGACGATGAGGCGGTAAAGCAGGTCTTCGTATCGGCCGATGACATCAAGAATGCCTTGTTGCAGAAGAGCGTGCAGGACGTACCGGCCAAGGTGCAGAAAAAGCAGCATGTGGTGAAAAACGAGATTGTGGAGGTGGACCTGCACATCCATGAATTGCTGGACGATACCACCGGCATGGGCAATGCGGAAATGCTGAACTATCAGCTGGAGGTGTTCTGCAAGACGCTGGAAGAGTATAAGCAGAAGAAAGGCCAGCGGATTGTGTTTATCCATGGCAAGGGAGACGGCGTGCTGCGCCGGGCCATCCTGGATGAACTGAAGCGGAAGTACAAGACTTACCAATGGCAGGATGCTTCTTTCCGGGAATACGGATTTGGAGCTACTATGGTGACAATACGTTAA
- a CDS encoding PaaI family thioesterase, protein MGTLKEMLSADRFAAEAGVELLEISPGYAKARMKVTEKHLNAGGVCQGGALFTLADLAFAAVANSRGRLTLSLNANITFLRAVSKGYVYAEATETYNHARVPFIEVHLVDEQQQLIAVLTSSGYRKSEELEVDELE, encoded by the coding sequence ATGGGAACTTTGAAAGAAATGCTGTCGGCCGACCGTTTTGCGGCGGAGGCAGGAGTAGAATTGTTGGAAATCAGTCCGGGATATGCCAAGGCGCGGATGAAAGTGACCGAAAAACATTTGAATGCCGGAGGGGTTTGCCAGGGAGGTGCTTTGTTCACACTGGCTGACTTGGCTTTCGCCGCGGTGGCAAACAGCCGGGGGAGGCTGACCTTGTCGCTGAATGCGAATATCACGTTCTTGCGTGCGGTGAGCAAAGGCTATGTGTATGCGGAGGCTACTGAGACGTATAATCATGCCCGGGTACCTTTCATCGAAGTACACTTGGTGGATGAACAGCAGCAGCTGATTGCCGTACTGACCAGTTCGGGGTACCGGAAAAGTGAGGAGCTGGAGGTAGATGAGCTGGAATAA
- a CDS encoding Lrp/AsnC family transcriptional regulator has translation MLMTEKLDKVDLQILRTLQENARLTTKELAAQVSLSSTPVFERLKRLEREGYIKKYIAVLDADKLNQGFVVFCNVKLRRMNKDIAMEFTRIVQQIPEVTECYNISGSYDYLLKIHAPNMKYYQEFIINVLGTVDSLGSLESMFVMDEVKHDYGLHI, from the coding sequence ATTCTGATGACGGAAAAATTGGATAAAGTAGATTTGCAGATTCTCCGCACGTTGCAGGAGAATGCCCGGCTGACTACCAAAGAACTGGCGGCTCAGGTCAGTCTGTCATCCACACCCGTATTCGAGCGATTGAAAAGACTGGAACGGGAAGGATACATCAAGAAATACATTGCTGTGCTCGATGCTGACAAGCTGAATCAGGGGTTTGTGGTGTTCTGCAACGTGAAGCTGCGCCGGATGAACAAGGACATTGCCATGGAGTTTACCCGTATCGTGCAGCAGATACCAGAGGTGACGGAGTGTTACAACATTTCCGGCAGCTACGATTACCTGCTGAAAATCCATGCTCCGAACATGAAATACTATCAGGAATTTATTATTAATGTATTGGGTACGGTAGACAGTCTGGGTTCGTTGGAAAGCATGTTTGTGATGGATGAAGTGAAGCACGACTACGGACTTCATATTTAG